In Prunus dulcis chromosome 2, ALMONDv2, whole genome shotgun sequence, a single genomic region encodes these proteins:
- the LOC117617522 gene encoding CBL-interacting protein kinase 18-like: protein MENKGKVLMQKYEIGRLLGQGNFAKVYHARHLQTGQNVAIKVINKEKVTKVGLTDQTKREISVMRLVKHPNIVQLYEVMATKTKIYFVLEYVKGGELFHKVSKGRLKEDMARMYFQQLISAVDFCHSRGVYHRDLKPENLLLDENGTLKISDFGLSALAESKRQDGLLHTTCGTPAYVAPEVVGRKAYDGEKADIWSCGVILYVLLAGCLPFHDTNLIQMYKKIGKAEYKCPSWFSVEVRKLLSRILNPNPNKRILISNIMESPWFRKGFSSKSITTITEVEKPALVDVDAAFDNCDSSDHNTEAKQELARPTNLNAFDIISLSSGFDLSGLFMGKDTKKEAQFTSVQSASSIISKLEDIAQQLRLKVNKDGGLLKLEKSKDGRKGALSIETEIFEFTPSFHLVEMKKSNGDTLEFKKILKEDIRPALKDIVWAWQGEEKQ, encoded by the coding sequence ATGGAAAATAAGGGTAAGGTGTTGATGCAAAAGTATGAGATTGGGAGACTGTTAGGCCAAGGAAACTTTGCTAAGGTTTATCATGCTAGGCACCTCCAAACTGGCCAGAATGTAGCCATTAAGGTAATTAACAAAGAGAAGGTTACGAAAGTTGGCCTAACTGATCAAACTAAAAGAGAGATATCTGTTATGAGATTGGTTAAACACCCAAACATAGTGCAGCTTTATGAGGTCATGGCTACCAAAACCAAGATCTACTTTGTTTTGGAATATGTCAAAGGTGGTGAGCTTTTTCACAAGGTATCAAAAGGAAGGCTCAAGGAGGACATGGCAAGGATGTATTTTCAGCAGCTGATCAGTGCTGTTGATTTTTGCCACAGCAGAGGTGTTTATCACCGCGATTTGAAGCCGGAGAACTTGCTGTTAGATGAAAATGGAACATTAAAGATATCAGATTTTGGGTTGAGTGCCCTTGCTGAATCTAAGAGGCAAGATGGCCTACTGCACACAACTTGTGGAACTCCTGCCTATGTAGCTCCTGAAGTTGTAGGTAGAAAAGCCTATGATGGTGAAAAAGCTGACATTTGGTCTTGTGGGGTGATCTTATATGTACTATTGGCTGGTTGCCTGCCATTCCATGATACAAATCTTATACAAATGTATAAGAAAATAGGCAAAGCCGAGTATAAATGCCCCAGTTGGTTTTCAGTTGAAGTGCGCAAGCTTCTGTCAAGAATCCTCAACCCCAACCCAAATAAAAGGATTCTCATTTCAAACATAATGGAAAGTCCTTGGTTTAGAAAAGGGTTCAGCTCCAAATCCATTACAACTATAACAGAAGTTGAAAAACCGGCTTTGGTGGATGTTGATGCAGCATTTGATAATTGTGACAGTAGTGATCATAATACTGAGGCAAAGCAAGAGTTGGCCAGACCTACCAATTTGAATGCTTTTGATATCATCTCTCTTTCAAGTGGATTTGATTTGTCTGGTTTGTTTATGGGAAAAGatacaaagaaagaagcaCAGTTCACATCTGTGCAGTCTGCCTCATCAATTATATCTAAGCTGGAGGACATTGCCCAGCAGCTGAGGCTGAAAGTAAACAAGGATGGAGGGTTATTGAAATTGGAGAAATCCAAGGATGGCAGGAAGGGGGCATTGTCCATAGAGACTGAAATTTTTGAGTTCACGCCATCCTTTCATCTAGTTGAGATGAAGAAATCCAATGGTGATACATTGGAATTTAAGAAGATACTGAAAGAGGATATAAGACCAGCTCTCAAAGATATTGTGTGGGCATGGCAAGGTGAGGAGAAACAgtaa